In Chryseobacterium lactis, a single genomic region encodes these proteins:
- the dacB gene encoding D-alanyl-D-alanine carboxypeptidase/D-alanyl-D-alanine endopeptidase has protein sequence MKKTFAVLALSVQMVAAQNIAQKLDKVTKDLMESSSAVASGLSFYVSDESGNFVYEYQGNKGLSTASTQKIFTAAAALETLGKNYTFKTTSSYSGSISGGLLNGNLFISSNGDPTLGSWRYDAYKPENFKKKLIEAVKNAGITKISGDLVVDDSYFDHQTVPGGWPWDDLGNYYGAGVWGVNWRENQFDININGTDFKGFSYPLEGVKWLNDLETGGSSDQSLIFTAPHSNVALINGMLPGGKTVTVSGSVPNPPLQLATEVRQWLKESGIELSGKVVTNSQLEIEGKQALEAPKNNIILTYESPSLDKIVYWFLRKSINMYGETLIKTLGKEKKGNSSFKSGVAYLKEFWKSKGINPNMINFADGSGLSPQNYVAAKAEVQALLYARKQSWFEAYYDGFPMQDNGMKMKSGTMRDTKSFAGYHTAKDGKKYVFSIIINNYQGSGSTELQKILNVLK, from the coding sequence ATGAAAAAGACATTTGCAGTGCTAGCCCTTTCAGTTCAGATGGTTGCTGCTCAGAATATTGCCCAAAAACTGGATAAAGTAACGAAGGATCTTATGGAATCCTCATCAGCTGTAGCTTCCGGACTGTCATTTTATGTCTCTGATGAAAGCGGAAACTTTGTTTACGAATACCAGGGTAATAAAGGACTCTCTACGGCATCAACACAGAAAATTTTTACAGCTGCTGCTGCCCTGGAAACATTGGGTAAAAATTATACTTTTAAAACAACTTCCAGTTATTCCGGAAGTATATCCGGAGGTCTTTTGAACGGCAATCTTTTTATCAGTTCAAATGGTGATCCTACATTAGGAAGCTGGCGTTACGATGCCTATAAACCCGAAAATTTTAAGAAGAAGCTGATAGAAGCTGTTAAAAATGCCGGTATTACAAAAATATCAGGCGATCTGGTTGTTGATGATTCCTATTTTGACCATCAGACGGTTCCCGGTGGATGGCCGTGGGATGACTTAGGGAATTACTATGGAGCAGGAGTTTGGGGTGTAAACTGGAGAGAAAATCAATTCGATATCAATATCAATGGAACCGATTTTAAAGGTTTTTCTTATCCTTTGGAAGGTGTAAAATGGTTGAATGATCTGGAAACAGGTGGAAGCTCAGACCAAAGTTTGATTTTTACGGCACCTCATTCCAATGTAGCGTTAATTAATGGAATGCTTCCCGGAGGAAAAACGGTTACCGTCTCAGGTTCTGTGCCCAATCCCCCTTTGCAATTGGCAACAGAGGTAAGGCAGTGGCTGAAGGAATCGGGTATTGAATTATCAGGAAAAGTAGTTACCAATTCACAACTCGAAATAGAAGGCAAACAAGCATTGGAAGCTCCCAAAAATAATATTATTCTAACATATGAATCTCCGTCTCTGGACAAAATTGTCTATTGGTTTTTGAGGAAAAGCATCAATATGTACGGAGAAACTTTGATCAAAACTTTAGGAAAAGAAAAAAAAGGTAATTCCAGTTTCAAAAGCGGTGTTGCCTATTTGAAAGAATTCTGGAAGTCAAAAGGAATCAATCCGAATATGATCAATTTTGCAGACGGAAGCGGGCTTTCTCCTCAGAATTATGTAGCAGCCAAGGCTGAAGTGCAGGCTCTGTTGTATGCCAGAAAACAATCATGGTTTGAAGCTTATTACGACGGGTTTCCGATGCAGGACAACGGAATGAAAATGAAAAGCGGAACCATGAGAGATACCAAATCTTTTGCCGGGTATCATACTGCAAAAGATGGTAAAAAATACGTGTTTTCGATTATTATCAACAACTATCAGGGAAGCGGAAGTACAGAGTTGCAGAAAATTCTGAATGTTTTAAAATAA